From the genome of Cervus elaphus chromosome 7, mCerEla1.1, whole genome shotgun sequence:
TTAAAATAGGGAGAGTGTTCTGAACTATATGGATGGACTCAATACAACCACAGGCAtccttaaatgaatgaaaaaggatGCAGAAGAGTCAATGTCAGAGTGATCAATGTGAGAAAGGCTAGACTGGCCATTCCTAGCTTGAAGAGTGAAGGAATCGATACACCAATGACCATGGCAGCCCCTAGAAACTGGAAAatgcaagaaaatgaattcttcctagagcctccagaaaatAATGCAACCCTACCAACACCTGGTGGTTTTCTCAGAGATACCCATTTTGAACTTCCAATCTCCAAAAAtggaagataataaatttgtgttatttAAAGCCACTAAGTTTTTGGTAGTTCGtaacagcagcaataggaaaccaaTACATCAaccagttttttttaagaaattcacCAGCTGATTGTAAAACTGACATGGAAATGCAAAAACCTACACTATCCCCAAATCTTCCtagaagaacaaaactggaggaatGACATCACCTGATTCCTAGATTTACTATAAAACTGCAGCAATCAGGACAGTGCAGTATTGGCCTACGCATAGACAAATAGGtcaatagagagctcagaaattgATGTATAGGGTCAACTGACTTTTTGCAAAGGTGTtgaaatttaataagaaaaatataatcttttaaTGAATGGTGTTGAACTTACTGGATATTCTATGGAAAATACGAAGTTCAACTTCTACCTCACACCATAAGAAAATTTTAACTTGAAATGAAtcactaaaaataaaagctaaaattacAATGCTTCTAgaataaaatatacagaaatatctTCATAAGCTTTGAGTAGGTAAAGactaaccataaaagaaaaattcatgtgttgaactttttaaaattaaagttttgtcTCTTCCAAAGACACCACTAAGGAATTAGAAAAGCAAGCCATAGTCTAAGGTTCCTGCATATTCAGGATGATCTGTGCAATCACCAACAGACAACACCGCCTTTCTGAAACCCTGGGAGTCCAGTGAGAAGTACCAGCACATCATTGGAGCAGAGACAAATACAAGATGGACACACTGATGAGGTTAAGAAGAACAGTTTTACTTTACTACCTACCACCTCTCTCCCAAGGTGTCACAGCTCAGCGCCAAAGGAGACATCCTTAGCCTGTGATTTCTCCACTGGGAGAACGTGAGAGTACCTGATTGAGCAACCGGCTTCCCTAGCTGTGCAACAAAGACACTGACAAACAAACCGACTTCTTTCTCACGGTATTCAGTATGCTGAGATGTGCTGCAAGACTCATGGGGAGTGGTGACCATGAAGAAGGAAGAGCCTGAAAAACCAGCAGCTTGGGCTCTTGGAGggcaaaaaaaaagatgcagttcCTACTAAATACATTGCAGGCTCCATCAGCAAAAAAAGATagaggacaaaaataaataaaattatgaaaaagacaTTACAACTGCTACCAcacaaaatacaaaggatcaaaaAAGACTATACCAATAAATCAGAATACTTAGAAGAAATGGTTAATTCCTAAAAACTAAAACCTACTAAGACTGAATTAGAAAgaaatggtatcaccgactcggacatgagtttgagcaggctctgggagctggtgatagacatggaagcctggcatgctggcagtccatggggtcgcaaagagtcagatacgactgagcaactgaactgaactgatctgactgGTAAAAAATCTAAACAGGCCAATTACTAGAAAAGAGATTGAatcatatatgacaagcccacagcaaacaccGTACTCAATAGTACAAGGTTGTAAACTTTTCCTCTAATATCAAGAGCAAGACAATGATGACCACTCTTGTCACTTCTATTTAATATAGCTGGGAAGtcctagaaaaggaaaagaaatgaaaagcatctAAATCAGAAAGTgagaagtaaaattgtctctgcaaatgacatgatctttgatatagaaaatcttaaagacctaataaaaaaaaaaaactctaagaaTTGATAGACAAATTCTGCAAAGTtgcacatgcaaaagaatatatGCTATTTAGacattccacatatatgtatggGAGTGTATTAATGTATAAATTAATCCTAATGTAAGTATTTGATGAACACAGAATTCAAGACCATGATTGCCCTGGGGGTCAGGCAGGAAGACAGACTGAACAGTGTAAAGCCATATAGCCAGCTCTAAGCTATTAGTAAATTTTCAGCTCTTGAACAGAATGGCAGGCTGACAGGTGTTCACAGTATTATCTTTAATTCACTGAAAATTAAACAATGATTATTTGGCTCATGAACCTAGATTTTTAATTATTCCATGATTTTtcaatcaaatattttatttcctatggACACAGTATCTAGATAATTGCCCATATTTCTCTAACTTGATATTTTACCTGTTGAATAAATCATATTTCAattaaatgtgttattttaataaatacggtttatattatatttataatattcaaTAGTAACTTTAGTGCAATATATAAATTTACCTCTGAAATTAATTTCCATGGAAGAAATCTAAATAGAAAATGGATAGACCCCAAAGTCTTAAGGGAACTTTTCATAAAATTGTTGTTTGGATAAGATTCTGACCATAGTCAAACTTTTGTTAATCACCTCTGTGGGGCACCAGTCCCCAAGGTCTAAATCACATCCACATAGTAGTGTTTAAAATTGCACACAAATATTTCCCTGCTACATCATTATGATTCTTGTAGTACACGCAGACCAACATAGCACTCTCTTTGTTTAATTAGGCAAAAATCTATCTACAAATGCATTTAACAAAAGTATACACTAAAAGACTACAAAAACACTATCAAAAATTTAACAAAACCTAATTCATCAACTCTTCAACCAGTCCTGCATCTAGCTTTTCTCCAAAATCCACATTAGATGGAGACATCTATTTAATCTCAGTTCAGCTTTtgtatttaaatgtgaatgtgattGTCATGTTATTAATAGTATAAGAAACTGGTGGCTATTCCAATATTTCATAGACTCAGTGACTTGCCACACAATTTTTCTGAATTATCAATGAAATGAAGGATCATCAAAGTGTGCACAGAAGTACATATGGACTACATAAGAGCATGACAACTGTGAATTCTACCCTCATGAAAGTATAATTacattctaatatttttttcttctggtaaGTATGCCCTGCTATCTCCAACAGAAGACATGGAGTAGAAAACAGATCCTAGGTAGCACAGATGTTAGATCTCAGTCTAACATGAAAGCAAATATGTGACAGATATGTGAGACAAAAATAAACCCTAATATACTAATTCCCTCTCAGGAGTGAAGATTATATTAAATTTCAACAAGAGCAGTTAGTGAATATTTTAACTTAGTAAATGCTCTCTATGCTGAGCATCTTACTAAACAGTTTATATGCAATATATCATTTAATTATCCTCACAAACCATTCCATGAAGCaggtggtctgctgctgctgctgctgctaagtcgcttcagtcgtgtccaactctgtgggaccccatagacagcagcccaccagactccccggtccctgggattctccagacaagaacactggagtgggttgccatttccttctccaatagcagGTGCTCTAGAATaactattttacaggtgaggaaactcaGGCTTAAAGACAATAATTAGCTGCTTCAGTTCACACAGTGAGAAAGTAGTTGAAGGGTGTTCTAATACCATCACTGATGGTCTGAATCTAGAGTCCAGAGTCTTAACTACTTTTACATTGTATTTTTCTGCTTTGGCTTTGTATGGTTACAGCAATGTACATCTTACTTTACAGTTACAAAAGatccatttaaaatctttttgttttttataaaattttacacAACTATGAAATTTTATGTATCTAGTTTTATCTCCATATCATTGTGTACACTCAAGTTATGTTTAAATGTGTCTGATTCATTTGTCTTAGATTTcactgaagaaagtaaaatgtaaagTTATGCTACATTATTAGAAACTGAAGTTCAtactatgaaaaatgaaagtgagttttaattaaaatatagcaTGCCTCTTTTTAACATCTATTTCTTCAACTCATGTTCTCTTTTTTATATCATattgacttttaaatttaaaatgatatctaAATTTTGAGACTTTAAGGCTTAAACCGAAATACTAAAAAGCATAAAATGAAGTCTTATATTTGGGTTCACAAGAGTAAATTACATAAAGTATAATCCTTGTCTTGACAGCACTTCTAACAAGGGGCCTTATATAATCCAAAGTTTAAATTAAGACTGCAATGTTTTCCACCTGCTAAAACTGGGTACATTTTAGAAAGCTTGTGTAAATCATAGACTGTCACTATTCTCTTCAACAGTGTAGCACACCTGGTGCACTGTGTTTACTTCTAAACTCACTATTCTGAGGCATTTGATAAACCATGGTGCATCCAATGGACAGCAGCCAGAAGAGCATAGTAGTTAAAGATTGTTCCGTGACTTATGCACTTGGTCTGGGAACAGAAATGTAACTGTATATTTAACAATAGATTCTAATattaaaagagacttaaaagacaTATAGAAATTCTTAATGAACCAAATTAAACAATAGTGTCTACAGATGCACATTTGAGTAATTAAACTAGTAAAATACAAGGAGGTGGTTACTATGAACATCAAGATAGTGGATACTTTCAAGGACAGAGAAGGGTTTATGACTGGAATGAGGCACAAAGAGAAGCTCCTGGGGTGGCTGGCAGCATTCTGTTTCTTGACCTGGGTgtcaaatgacaaaaatattcACCTTAGCCCAccaaccttttatttttctttctgtacatatgttttattttataataaaactacCTTTATAAAACCATGTCAAATTGACTTATTCTGtatttatttccagaaaaaagaaaaagagccagTACCTGGATGTTATACAAGGCATCTTTGAGCTCAACATAAGTAAGTAAGAGACACTGATTAAAGGAAAGAGGTTGCTTCATGTGCAAATGACTTTCCTGTCACTGAATTTATGACAGCAGGAGTGGAAGTGAATCCTCCTGTGGAAGGATTTCCTGTGCAGGATAGAAGGCTGGATTCATGGTGCCCGAGGTTCATTTCAACTCTAAAATTCTGTGGCCTTTTAATTCCCAACACTATCCCAACCTGAAGTGGTCAAAAAAAGCCAAGTGCATTCTGTAATCAAGTCATCGTGGAAACCAAGTCCTCTCCTCCTTCCGAAGCTTATTGGTTCAATCTGTACACTGTGTTTGAAAGTAAttttgtgtatataaatatgcTTGGGCACTTAAAAAATCATGCCAAAAAAAAGTACTTAAGCATTCCACTTTAGTTATAGACCACATGGTGAATCATCAGcgtgaaagacaaaggaaatgaGGGATAGATAGAGTAACAATGATTTGGGGGTAGGTGAATAtagcttttcatttttagaattaaTTGTGAACGAAGGATTTCTGCCCTGCATAGGAAATCTTTCCACAGAAGGATTCACTACCAAGTGTCTTCACAAATATTAACCTTCACAATCTCCCTTCACATAACACATAGAGAACCTAGTATACAGACAGGTTAAATAAATTGCCCAAAGACACATTGCTTCCAAGTGGTGAAGCTGGAATTTGATCCCAAGCACTCTGAGTCAAGAACTGGTGCTCTTAAGCAATATGCCTAACTTAGTCTGACATCTACTCCATAAAAACTGGACACTCATaattaaatttccattttatattgaGAAAAACTACATCTCTATCTCATACTACTTAGTAATAACAGTTCTTTCTTCATGATTATAACGTGTAATTTCTAACTAAAATGCTTATAACAATGGTACACTGTAGGTAATTTATCTTTACTTTAACTCACTGTAACTGCAACTAATAGGTAATTATTCCTTGGCCCCAAAGACACTATAAATGTAAAGTATACATTTAGGTCTGAAGTTTATGGTCAAagattatatacattaaaaaattcataaataaaaaataaagatatgatACTGTATCTATTCACAGTAAGACTGATATAATTGTATCTCTTATCTATATTCTTTTAGAGATGAAATTAGGTGATAGTTTTACCTATAGAGTTCCAAAGCAGCTAAAGGATAAACTCATGCAATTAGTAAATTCCATGGGGAAAAATAACTCATTGATTGTTTAATAAAATGCTTTTTGTTTCAATTAACTGCCTGGGTAATTTTGCTGAATGGCCAGGTAAATAGGAGCTAACACAGATTGCTGCCATGTGTATGTGTGGATGAAAACCTTTTGGAATTAGTTCAACTTTTAACTCTGCAACAAATCAATAAGACTACGTAGATGGTGTAATAACATTTATAAAAGGTGTTCAAAGAATTATACAGCCTCTGTACATGTGAATAAAAGTTAATAGTACTAATAAGGACTTTTATCCGGCATCAAAAACACATGCACAAAAAAAGGGCAGGATAGTAAAGAACATCAAAATTAATACAAGAACAACAGTGTAATGTTGAAGAGGGGGGAAAAGAGGAGGATGCTGGTTGTGATGATAATTATGATTACAATTATAATGGTTGAGATGTAGACGTTTGAAAGTGAATATAGAAAGTGATTCTCTTAGCAAAAGGTAGAGCTTACCACAGGAAAATGTCATTTAACTTTTACCTTAAGCTCAACAGCTTTGTAAGAAAAATATCTGTGTGACTCAGtggtcaaaaattatttttagaagcaTTCTGGGGAATTCCCTAGCAATCCAGTGGCTAGGATCCATGTTTTAACTGTTGGGAGtgccaggctcaatccctggtcaaggaactaagatcctaggAGCCACATGGCaaggcaaataaaaaaaataaaataaaactacactTGATATGATTAAATATGTAGATATTTGGGGAAATGAACACAGCAGATATGTTAAGAGGTGTTCCAAAATGGGAGAAAGCATGCAAATAAGTGGCCTTTGGATATTCATGAAAAACTTCAGAGGTTTTTAGTTCTACCTAAGGCTGACACTATTTTTTCTTACCATGGTATAGCCTCCCAGTTTTGCAAAAGGAGCAATGGGAACCAGCAATGGAAGTTCCAGAACAGACTTCATCCTTCTGGGCTTTTCCGATCGGCCCCAATTGGAACACATCATCTCTGTGGTTGCCTTCATCTTCTATATTATTACACTGGTAGGAAACACAACTATCATTCTTGTATCTTACCTAGACACCCAGCTCCATACGCCCATGTATTTCTTCTTATCCAATTTGTCTTTTTTGGACCTCTGTTACACAACTAGCATTATCCCCCAGATGCTGGTAAATCTGTGGGGTCCAAAAAAGTCTATTACATATGGAGGGTGTGTGCTCCAATTCTTCTTTGCCCTTGACTTGGGAGCCACAGAATGCCTTCTCTTGGCTGTAATGGCTTATGACCGCTATGCTGCTATCTGTCAACCTCTTCACTACACAGTAATAATGCACCCTGAGCTTTGCCAGAAGATGGTGTTGATTGCCTGGTTAGGTGGTCTTGGCAGTGCCTTAATTCTTTGCTCTTTGACTTTGAAGTTGCCAAGATGTGGGCACCGGGAGGTGGATAATTTTTTCTGTGAGATGCCAGCATTGATCAAGATGGCTTGTGTCTATTCAAAAGTAATTGAAGTTGTTGTCTTTGCTCTTGGAGTGGTATTTCTTCTGGTACCTCTGTCACTAATTCTTATCTCATATGGAGTTATCACTAAAGCTGTCATGAGAATCAAGTCAGCAGCAAGGTGGCGAAAGATCCTTAATACATGTGGTTCCCATCTCACAGTAGTATCTCTGTTTTATGGAACAGTAATTTACATGTACATGAAGCCACAAACTAGCACCTCACAAAATGAGGGGAAATTCCTTACTCTCTTTTATACCATTGTCACACCCAGTCTTAACCCTCTGATATATACTTTGAGAAACAAAGATGTAAAGACTGCAATAAAGAGAATATTGTGGATAAAAAAATGGCAGGCAAAGTCATGAATTAGATGGAAAAATCAGAGTGTAGAGAGCTAAAGATATAATATTGACCTTGCCCAACAGAAGATGAATCAAATCATATATTCAAAGAGTATTTCTAGGGTGTTTACCACATACCAAGAATTGCACTAGGTACTGACTCTGTAAATAAATAGGAAGTAGGGATAAATAAtgagacagataaataaatatacataaataaaatgtaattcatGCATTCAAAAGCTTCAAGATTAATCAGGGactatagataaataaataattatgaaatgTGGTAACAACAACATACAAAATATTGAGAAATTATTTATCATAAGCatctattctaaaataaaattgtacTGACTTTTTTCTTCCCAGACGTATCACTTTTATTAGAAATAACAGTCTTTCATTCACCTGATTCTGCCAAAGGAGACATTGTGGTGGAGACTAACAGCTCACAAGTACCCATTCCACCATCTGCCTCAAGTTTTAACAGAGCAGAAGGCTACTacgctggggcttccctggtggctcagtgggaaagaatccgcctgccaatgcaggagacacaggttggattcctgggttgggaagatcccatgaagaatgaaatggcaacccactccaggagtctTGCCTCAGaatctgctgggctacagtccatggggtcacaaagagtcagacacaacatagcaaataaacaacaactaCAAGTTGACCATTTATACTGAAGTCAATATAAAAGGCTATTCCTTATTTAACACTACCTGcttgcactttcactttataatgttctttcttttcttgaattaTAGTGGTAGTAGACAGTCATTTGGAGGAAAGGTTTTGATGCTCTTActtgacaaaacaaaaatttagtaATCATATGTTtaatcccatttttattttattttcttggtaaatACATTCAAAATCTGGGGATCTCTATGCTGGAGAATAAATTAAACTTCTCTACAAGTTGATCATTTCAGAGACTGAAAATCATCTCTGCAAATGAAAGAGTCTTCACATCCACAGTGCCACTGCTATGTCATTTCAAGTGCAAACAAATCCACCATCTGCCTGAAGTatcaaatatttgggaaaaactGACATTAGGCTATTTCTCACCTGTACTTTCAGTTCTGTTAAACAAAAGCAAACCTTTGTTAGGAAAAACAATTCCTTTCTGAGAGAATAATATTAGCTATTTGACATTTTTCAGAAACAGCAGATACTTCTTGAAGAAGACACTAATTATTACCACTAGTCTAGAAAAATACAGGTTTTTCTTTGGAGTTGAGGATTCAAgagaatttgtaatttttttaagatacagtAGTATCATCAAAGGAAATAACATCAAAGAATAACATAACTTTAACGCATGTTTATCTAATATTTTAAGTGCACATTCACAGTAGCCACATGAAAATGATGGGTTTTAAGTTCTTGTGCGCCAaccaaaatatcaaaagaaaagtTTCCATCCTTGCTGTCCTGCTGGTAAGAAACATTTCATGAACTTAAATATGGCccattgcttttctttattgtcattattttgcAATTTATTCATCAGCCCCCAATTGCAATATTAACAGAACGTTGTCTCCATTTTGCGCGGCCTTTCCCCCAGAACGATCTCCAAACCTGAAATTCCCAAAATGAGTTTATATCCGTTCGCATACCGGACCAGGAAAGGACTGGTAGCTAAGTTCACTACTGGCATTTCGGCTTACTGCCACAAGGTGGTGCTATGAAAAACGGTCCTTCGAGATCTAAGCACTGACATTCTAAGAGCTAAGGAGGTTTTGccatacaatattgtaaagtaaaataaaaattaaaaagtgctaAGGAGGTCACAGCAGTTCTTACAAGGAAACTGACTCTCCCCTTTGCTTTTTCATAACAATTCTGTACCAGTGAGCCCGGCCTTCAGTCTCCCTTAGTGGCAGatttttgtttccagtttgaaATTCACCCATCTTCATCAGAGGACCTGCAGCCCATTAACTCTGACCGAATTTGCTTGGGCATGAGGTTC
Proteins encoded in this window:
- the LOC122697407 gene encoding putative olfactory receptor 2W6, with translation MGTSNGSSRTDFILLGFSDRPQLEHIISVVAFIFYIITLVGNTTIILVSYLDTQLHTPMYFFLSNLSFLDLCYTTSIIPQMLVNLWGPKKSITYGGCVLQFFFALDLGATECLLLAVMAYDRYAAICQPLHYTVIMHPELCQKMVLIAWLGGLGSALILCSLTLKLPRCGHREVDNFFCEMPALIKMACVYSKVIEVVVFALGVVFLLVPLSLILISYGVITKAVMRIKSAARWRKILNTCGSHLTVVSLFYGTVIYMYMKPQTSTSQNEGKFLTLFYTIVTPSLNPLIYTLRNKDVKTAIKRILWIKKWQAKS